In Nymphaea colorata isolate Beijing-Zhang1983 chromosome 10, ASM883128v2, whole genome shotgun sequence, the genomic stretch ATTTCTAAGAAGTTGGGTGCATCAATATAAGGCTCAGAAAGAAGTGGCcactatttgaaaattcaaactaTGATGAAACACTTTCATGTCAGTAAGATTCAGAAAAATtttatagcaaaaaaaaaaaaaaccgtgaCTTCAAGAGAAAATTCGCCCAATGTCTAGCCGCCTTTATCAACAGCTGCTGCAGCACCAAGTTATGAGAAACAGACGGAGGCATCAGGTATGCAGCATCCTCATCACGGATCTGGGTTTCCTTCATTCGACCATCGACATGGGATCCTAGAATTTGATCAAACCGAGGTTGACAacattagaatatatatatatatatatatatatatatatagacacacacgaGTTGGCCTCTATATAAAAGTATTTACATCAATCTATGGTTTCAGGCCAGTGTTGTTGATTCAAACGCAAAATCAGCCGATTTTTGAAGGAAGTGAATATCGGCTCTGTAACGTCTCGGCTAGGAACAAGCCTACACGGTGTCGGACAATATACTTTTACTAAGTCTCCATAAAATATTAGTTCTTGCTTCCTACTAgaaccttttctttttgaatttacCCAAGAAAAGTCTTTAACTCGTTCTCTTGTTGTGTTGCGCTTTAAATAGATATACTTCGTTCTTCTGCATCGTTGTCATGCATTCTCtttctgaaaaatatatatttcttcctgTTTGAATCTTAATTACAATCACGGGTAAGAAAAGACTCACCATGTCTGCTAGCTCAAAACCAGAGTTACAACTCGAGGTTTTTTTCTCACTGGTGTGCGTTACCAACTTGAAATGGAcagctttttttctttctttcattattgATGAGAGTTTTGAATTGGTAACTAGCAGGGGACAACATCTTTGGTCTCGATGCCAGCGACGCCGGGAGATCTATGGAAGCAGCATTTGCACCAGCAGTTGCAGCAGGAATACCATGGGCAGCTGTCTTGGGGAACCATGATCAGGAATCGACGCTTACAAGGGAAGAAGTAATGAAATACATTGTTGCCATGAATCACAGTATTTCTTTTCTCAACCCCCCATCCACTACTGCACCCATGGATGGGTATGGTAACTACAATCTTGAGGTTCAGGGGGTTGCTAGTTCAAAACTCGAGAACAAGTCTATTTTGAATCTCTACTTCTTGGACAGTGGGGATTACTCCACTGTCCCATTCATTCCTGGCTTTGATTGGATCAAACCTTCTCaacaagtttggtttcaaacgACATCCTCACTTCTGCAGGTAAGTCTTTAGTTATACTTCCATCGACTTGTTACTGTCTTTGGCTCAATTCTCCCAGTTGTCTCCAAGACTTATTCTATGCGGATTTGCAAGCTTTCTGCTTACATAGTGAATGTTCCATTATCATGAAGTTAGATGTAGTGTCCAAATACTGGACTTGGTTCACAGTCTGCCTTGCTTACTTTTACTCAATTTTCGCCAAAAGGAGAGGACCAAAATGAACTCACAACTTCTTTACGATGGAGAAGAAGTCAGGCGTCTATATTTTCTTGACAGTAGTCCTCTTAGTCCTGTCGATATAATTTCAGACCAGGAGATTGTCTGTACAATTTTTTTCTGTGAATTGCTTTCTCGATTCTATTAGCCATGACCAGGTAATGTAATCGAGCTAAGTCCTATCAACTGTTGTTCCATGCTCTTGATCTCATTGAAGGCATTGGGCATCCCTGCAGAATGACTATACAAGTGAACCAGAAGCACAAACGAAACCAGCACCAGGGCTGGTGTATTTTCATATCCCATTGCCAGAATTCGCCCTTCTCGAGGCCCAGAACCATACTGGTGTAAAGCAAGAGAGTGTCGGTTCACCAATAATAAATTCAGGTTTCTTTACAACCATGGTGGAAGCAGGGGATGTGAAGGCAGTGTTCACAGGGCATGATCACATAAATGACTTGTGTGGGAAGCTCTCAGGAATAGAGCTGTGTTATGCAGGTGGCTTTGGCTATCATGCGTACGGGAAGGCAGGGTGGCCCAGGAGGGCAAGGGTGGTACTTGCCTCATTAGAGAAAAACAAGCAGAGTCATGGTTGGGGAGGAGTTCAATCAATCAAAACATGGAAACGCTTAGATGACCCGTATCTTTCCACCATTGACATTCAGACTCTGTGGCAGAAAGAGAGTTTGACTGATGAGCTTGGCAAATAGATTCTAGCTCTGATAGAAACAATACAATTAGTGTTTGCAGATTGTATTAGATTttatgaaaaggcaaaaaaatgaaGTTCTGTTCTCGGAGTGAAGTATTTCTGATTGAGAAGATATGATAGAGGCATGTAAATTATTGAACTTTATAGTATTGTGTGCAAt encodes the following:
- the LOC116261751 gene encoding probable inactive purple acid phosphatase 29, coding for MERTSWAAFGRTVVAALVAVAAFCAGEASGLRFSPGRGEFKILQVADMHYGNGGTTGCLDVLPAQMAGCSDLNTTAFLERVIRAEQPDLIVFTGDNIFGLDASDAGRSMEAAFAPAVAAGIPWAAVLGNHDQESTLTREEVMKYIVAMNHSISFLNPPSTTAPMDGYGNYNLEVQGVASSKLENKSILNLYFLDSGDYSTVPFIPGFDWIKPSQQVWFQTTSSLLQNDYTSEPEAQTKPAPGLVYFHIPLPEFALLEAQNHTGVKQESVGSPIINSGFFTTMVEAGDVKAVFTGHDHINDLCGKLSGIELCYAGGFGYHAYGKAGWPRRARVVLASLEKNKQSHGWGGVQSIKTWKRLDDPYLSTIDIQTLWQKESLTDELGK